One stretch of Nocardia mangyaensis DNA includes these proteins:
- a CDS encoding YegP family protein, whose product MPVRLARGLKAGNGEIIAAYGSKESAKKGISSVQTNAVGAAIVDTTTTYKHRISKDRRSALST is encoded by the coding sequence GTGCCAGTCCGACTGGCGCGCGGACTCAAGGCGGGCAACGGCGAGATCATCGCGGCGTACGGGTCCAAGGAGTCGGCGAAGAAGGGCATCTCCTCGGTGCAGACCAACGCCGTCGGCGCGGCGATCGTGGACACCACCACGACCTATAAGCACCGCATCAGCAAGGATCGGCGGTCAGCTCTCTCCACCTGA